The Pantoea trifolii nucleotide sequence ATAGTTTTTCGGCCCGACATGTTCAAACATACCCACAGAAACGATGCGATCATATTGATTATTCAGGTCGCGATAGTCCTGCAGTAATATAGTGACATCCAGTCCTTCACAGCGTTGTTGCGCGAGTTTTTGTTGCTCAGCCGAAATAGTCACGCCATGCACCGTGACGCCATAATGGCGTGCGGCATATTCTGCTAATCCGCCCCAGCCACAACCTATATCCAGCAGCGTCATGCCCGGTTCAAGTTGCAACTTGCGGCAAATCATATCCAGTTTGGCTTGCTGCGCGTTTTCCAGGGTATCAGCATCTTTCCAGTAGCCGCAGGAATATTGCATGTAAGGATCAAGCATCAGTGAGAAGAGATCATTACCAAGGTCGTAATGCTCTTTACCCACAATCCAGGCGCGTTTTTTTGATTGCAAATTAGTGAGACGCGCGGCGGCGATGCGCAACGTATCTTTAAAATGCCGAGGTAATTGTTTATCCAGATGGTGTTTTAAAACGCGATGGAAGAACATATCGAGCTGTTCGCACTCCCACCAACCATCCATGTAACTTTCACCTAATCCGAGCGATCCTTCCTCGAGAACGCGTTTAAAAAAATCTGGATGCTTTACCTGAATATCCCAGGGACGAGTGCCATTAACTGCAATATCAGCCCGCTCTAGCAGTTCATTGACGATCCGATACCAATGGTTTTCTTCAAGGCTCACTTCTTCTATAACAGATGAACTCATAGCTTCTCCATCACCTTCCGATCTGAACCTGAGAAAAAGAATAGCCAATTTCCCAAGACCTGTGAGAGAACTCACGGAAAATCCGTGCGCCAGAAATCCGACGTTGTACGACGTAGTACAGAGGTATGAATTTGAGCAGAAAAGTGGGTCGCCGCACCGGATAATGTGCAGACGCCATCCCGCGACAGGGTCGCTAAAGGTATTACATTTATATTATTGATTTAATACAGAATTACTGACCCACAGAGTATATGCTCACGTGGGTCAATATTCAACGGGTTATCGTTAGTTTGCTAACGAAAAGCGCTGGCTTAGAGATTATCTTCGCAGGGACGGGAAGTGTGGGCAATATCACTTTGTGCGTTTACCGTTCGCTGGCAGACAAAGCCCACCCACGCCAGTACCACAGTAGCGACCATCACTAACGTGGTGTTGAACAGCGCCTGTTCAAGGCCGGCGGAGACCAGCAGGCTGGCTACAAAGCACAATCCTAACTGGAATAAGTTCTGTAATCCTGCGGCTTTACCGGTGGCGTGCGGGAAGTGCGCTAATGCTCTGGCAACCACAATTGGATAGATCGCGCCATTGGCCAGCGCCATGCCGCAGAAAGGCATCAACAGCACAAACAGCGGCGCTGATGGCATCAGGGCGATGACAAACAAACTCAGGATGCTCAGGCTATACAGCACCAGCAACCACGGCAGCAGTTGCGCGCCCTGATAGCGATTTAACAGCGTGCGGCAGCCAAAGCCACCAATCAGAAACGCAATGGTCTGCGGAATATAGCTCAGGCCAATATCACCCGGCGTCAGGCCAGCAGCGGCGAGAATGAAAGGTGAGCCTGTCAGCCAGGCGAAAAAGCTCGCCGAACAGGCCGAGTAGATCAAGACGTTACCGCTGTAAACGCGAGTACCCAGCAAGGTCAACCAGCCGGGTTGTTTACCTGACGCCACTTTCTCGCGCTTAGGCGAGGTTAACTGCAGCGTACCCATCAGTAGCACCACGGCAACCAGCGTTAGTGTGATAAAGATGCTGCGCCAGTGGAAGTGGCCGATAAGCCAGGCGCCGAGCAGCGGTGCCAGCGCCGGAGACAGCGCAACCAGCGGCATAATCGTGGCAAACACTTTATTGGCTTTGGCTTTTGGATAGTGATCCACCACCAGCGCCTGCCAGCTTACGGCAGCCGCACAGACACCAATTGCCTGCACAAAACGCAGTGCCAGCATCAGGCGCACATCGGTCACCCAAAGCATCCCCAGACAACCAAGGGCGAAGATGGCTAACCCCGCTAGCAAAATCGGTTTACGCCCGTAACGATCCGACAGCGGCCCCCAAAAAACCTGGGCACAGGCGAAACCGCCGAGAAACAGACTCAGGCTGGCGCTGATGGTGCCAGGTGCGCTAGCGAAATCACGCTGCATATCGCCAAAGGCGGGTAAATACATATCCGTGGCAAGAAAGCCGAGCATGCTGAGCACGGCGAGATAAGGCATAAATGCTTTAGACGACAACATGTTGATTCTCTTTTGGGCAGGTTGAACGCCGGGGAGTGTAAAAGGATGCAACGCGCTTTGTGAAACGCTAATATTTGCATAGTGCTGTTAAATTTTTTGAAGGCAAAATTATGTGGTCAGAATATGCGCTTGAAGTGGTAGATGCGGTGGCGCGCACCGGCAGTTTTAGTGCGGCCGCGCAGGAGCTGCATCGCGTGCCTTCTGCCGTCAGCTATACCGTGCGACAGCTGGAAAGCTGGCTGGCGGTGCCGCTGTTTGAGCGCCAGCACCGCGAAGTGGTGATGACACCGGCGGGCGAGCATTTTGTACGCGAAGGGCGATCTGTTATCAAAAAAATGCTGGCAACCCGTCGACAGTGTCAGCAACTGGCGAATGGCTGGCGTGGGGAGCTAAGTATCGCGGTTGACTGCATTGTTAAACCGCAGCGCACGCGGCAGTTAGTGAAGGATTTCTATCGCCATTTTCCCGATATGGAGCTGATTATCAGCTACGAAGTGTTCAACGGCGTATGGGATGCGTTGGCTGATGGCCGGGTTGATGTGGCGATTGGCGCGACCCAGGCGATCCCGGTGGGTGGACGTTTTGCCTTTCAGGATATGGGCGCGCTGAACTGGCGCTGTGTGGTGAGTCCCGACCATCCGCTGGTCAACAGCACGGAACTGGATGATGAAACCTTGCGGGCGTGGCCATCGCTGGTGCTGGAAGATACCTCGCGTGCGTTGCCGCGCCGTATGACGTGGACGCTGGATAATCAGCGGCGGTTGGTAGTGCCAGAGTGGGAAACCGGG carries:
- the cfa gene encoding cyclopropane fatty acyl phospholipid synthase; the encoded protein is MSSSVIEEVSLEENHWYRIVNELLERADIAVNGTRPWDIQVKHPDFFKRVLEEGSLGLGESYMDGWWECEQLDMFFHRVLKHHLDKQLPRHFKDTLRIAAARLTNLQSKKRAWIVGKEHYDLGNDLFSLMLDPYMQYSCGYWKDADTLENAQQAKLDMICRKLQLEPGMTLLDIGCGWGGLAEYAARHYGVTVHGVTISAEQQKLAQQRCEGLDVTILLQDYRDLNNQYDRIVSVGMFEHVGPKNYATYFDVADRNLKPDGIFLLHTIGALTTDMNVDPWIDKYIFPNGCLPSVRQIADASEPHFVMEDWHNFGADYDTTLMAWYERFQAAWPQLAEKYGERFKRMFDYYLNACAGAFRARDIQLWQVVFSRGKDGGLRVAR
- the punC gene encoding purine nucleoside transporter PunC, coding for MLSSKAFMPYLAVLSMLGFLATDMYLPAFGDMQRDFASAPGTISASLSLFLGGFACAQVFWGPLSDRYGRKPILLAGLAIFALGCLGMLWVTDVRLMLALRFVQAIGVCAAAVSWQALVVDHYPKAKANKVFATIMPLVALSPALAPLLGAWLIGHFHWRSIFITLTLVAVVLLMGTLQLTSPKREKVASGKQPGWLTLLGTRVYSGNVLIYSACSASFFAWLTGSPFILAAAGLTPGDIGLSYIPQTIAFLIGGFGCRTLLNRYQGAQLLPWLLVLYSLSILSLFVIALMPSAPLFVLLMPFCGMALANGAIYPIVVARALAHFPHATGKAAGLQNLFQLGLCFVASLLVSAGLEQALFNTTLVMVATVVLAWVGFVCQRTVNAQSDIAHTSRPCEDNL
- the punR gene encoding DNA-binding transcriptional activator PunR; translation: MWSEYALEVVDAVARTGSFSAAAQELHRVPSAVSYTVRQLESWLAVPLFERQHREVVMTPAGEHFVREGRSVIKKMLATRRQCQQLANGWRGELSIAVDCIVKPQRTRQLVKDFYRHFPDMELIISYEVFNGVWDALADGRVDVAIGATQAIPVGGRFAFQDMGALNWRCVVSPDHPLVNSTELDDETLRAWPSLVLEDTSRALPRRMTWTLDNQRRLVVPEWETGMDCLLAGLCVGMVPGHLARPLLDSHKLVELALPQAFPDSPCCVSWSEQRASPALAWLLAYLGDAETLNHEWLSEVSA